The following are encoded in a window of Arthrobacter sp. OAP107 genomic DNA:
- a CDS encoding transposase family protein, translating to MAERKAVTKQLARSYRAGDRVRKGRILDEVVELTGWHRDHARAVLRHALDPPRPKPVRPGRAPVYGADLQPALVFCWAVLRAPAGRLLAAVMPDLVPMLRDEKALDITDAQAQLLGRISAATIDRRLAGERAKLLPRGRSHTKPGSLLKSQIPIRTWAQWDDAVPGFVEIDLVGHEGSNSSGQYCFTLTVTDIATGWTVNRSVPNKAQRHVFAALQQAISAFPFPVIGIDSDNGGEFINNDLFDFCQEQRITFTRSRPYNKNDGAHVEQKNWSRVRELVGYLRYDTAAELALLNQIWELDRTFTNYLLPQQKLVSKTRHGATVTKIHDAPATPHRRAAADPQPKGRRQPA from the coding sequence ATGGCTGAGCGCAAGGCCGTGACGAAGCAGCTGGCCAGGTCCTATCGGGCCGGTGACAGGGTCCGGAAGGGAAGAATCCTGGACGAGGTCGTGGAGTTGACCGGCTGGCACCGGGACCATGCCCGGGCGGTGCTTCGGCATGCTTTGGACCCTCCTCGGCCCAAGCCGGTCAGGCCCGGCCGGGCACCGGTATACGGGGCGGATCTGCAGCCTGCTCTGGTGTTCTGCTGGGCGGTGCTGCGCGCTCCTGCCGGAAGGCTGCTGGCGGCGGTGATGCCAGACCTCGTCCCGATGCTGCGCGACGAGAAGGCCCTGGACATCACGGACGCCCAGGCGCAGCTGCTCGGGCGGATCAGCGCAGCCACGATCGACAGGCGCCTGGCCGGGGAACGGGCCAAGCTGCTGCCGCGGGGCCGGTCCCACACCAAACCCGGATCGCTGCTGAAGTCCCAGATTCCGATCCGCACGTGGGCTCAGTGGGATGACGCCGTGCCCGGCTTTGTGGAGATCGATCTGGTCGGCCATGAGGGCTCGAACAGTTCCGGACAGTACTGCTTCACGCTCACCGTCACGGACATCGCCACTGGATGGACGGTGAACAGGTCCGTGCCCAACAAGGCCCAGAGGCATGTCTTCGCTGCCCTCCAGCAAGCCATCTCTGCCTTCCCGTTCCCGGTGATCGGCATCGATTCGGACAACGGAGGAGAGTTCATCAACAACGATCTTTTCGACTTCTGCCAGGAACAACGGATCACTTTCACCCGCTCACGTCCATATAACAAGAACGACGGGGCCCACGTCGAGCAGAAAAACTGGTCGAGGGTCCGTGAGCTGGTGGGCTACCTGCGCTACGACACCGCCGCGGAACTTGCGCTGCTGAACCAAATCTGGGAGCTGGACCGTACCTTCACCAACTACCTGCTTCCCCAGCAGAAGCTCGTATCCAAGACCCGCCACGGGGCCACGGTGACAAAGATCCATGACGCGCCGGCCACCCCGCACCGCCGCGCGGCCGCCGATCCTCAACCGAAAGGAAGGCGGCAACCCGCATGA